Part of the Streptomyces sp. f51 genome is shown below.
AGGGCCCAGCCCGCGGAGGCGAGCAGAGCGACCGGCAAAAGGCGCGCGGCGAGCGCGAGCGGCAGAGGAAGAGAACCCAAAGCGCACTTCTCGTGGGGGATGGTGCGGAGGAGGTCCGCACTGCGGACGGGACGCCAGTGTCACACGAGACGCGATGGTGCGGAAGGGCCGACGGGCGGCATGCCCGTGTGATGACACCGACTCACCTTGGCGTCGAATGACTGAAGGTGCGGCAGGATGTCTGTTTTGTTCGATCCGATGATCGCCGCTCTTTCCATATGCCGTCGCATGGCGGTCGTTCCGTGCCCGGACCCGGCGGTGCCGGGGACCGGGTCCCGAGGGTGCGAGGGGGCGGGAGCCCGATCGCCGTCCTCCTCAACTGGCCTCGCGCATAAGGGAGTCGGGAGCTGGAGTGGATGCGAGGGCGGGCGGAGCGATGCCCTCCTGAGAGCTTCCGTGCCATGATCGGCGCATGATCGCGACGAACCGGCGACGGCCCCGCGCGACGGCCCCCGCGGGACCCGCGGCCCGGTCCGAAGTCCGCACCGTCTCCTTACCTGCGCGCGCTGTTCCCGCCCGTGCCGCCGTCCTCGGGAGGGCGTGGACGGGCCCGCTCCTGCTCCTGTGCCTGGTCGCGACGGTCACCAGCGGGTGCGGCCTGTCCGCGGAGATCGACCGTGAGCGCGACCCCGGGCGGACTGCCGTCCCGGACCCGGTCCCGAGCGTCGTAGGGACCGACGCCGCTCACCTCCCGGACCCGTCCGGCACCTCCACCGACGGCTCCCTCGTCATCGAGGTGCCGGTGCCTTCGCCGAGGACGTCGCCGCCGAAGACCGTGCCGACGCAGGCTGCCCGCGGCTGCCCGGCCTCCGGCCTGCGCCTGGGCACCGGACCCGGCGACGCCGCCATGGGCCTGCGCAGCCTGACCCTGACCCTCACCGACTGCGGCAAGCGCCCGTACAAGGTGAACGGCTACCCCGCCGTCCTCCAGGTGCTCGACGGCGACGGCGCCCCGATCACGGGCGTGCACGCCGTGGCCGGGACGGACAAGGTGTTCATGGCACCCCCCGACCCCGGCCCCGAACCCTTCACCCTCCACCCCGGCGAGAGCGCGCGGGCGTCCGTGTACTGGCGTACGGCCGCCCAGGACGGGACGTATCTGCGGATCGCACCCCGGAAGGGACAGCGGGCCGTCACCCTGTGGCTGCCTGAACCCCTCGACATCGGCCCCGGCAACACACTCGGATCCACGCCCTGGACGCCCGTGTCCTGAACGTCGACCGCCACGGGTACCCCGGGACGTGTGTCCGCCCGCCCTGCCGTCCCGGTCCGTGCGGATGCCATAGTCGGGACCGAAGCCGATCGCTCCGTACCGTGAGGTGGCAGGCATGTTCACGACCCGACCCACCCTCCAGGGCACCTTCGGCATGGTGTCCTCCACGCACTGGCTCGCCTCGCAGTCCGCGATGGCCGTCCTGGAGAGCGGCGGCAACGCCTACGACGCCGCCGTCGCGGCCGGTTTCGTCCTGCACGTCGTGGAGCCCCACCTCAACGGGCCCGCGGGCGAGGTCCCGATCGTCCTGGCCCCCGCGGAGGGCCCCGTGCGGGTGCTGTGCGGGCAGGGCGTCGCACCCGCCGGAGCCACCGTCGCCCACTACAGGAGCCTCGGTCTGGACCTCGTCCCCGGCACCGGCCCCCTCGCCGCCGCCGTGCCGGGCGCGTTCGACGCGTGGATGCTGCTCCTGCGCGACCACGGCACCAAGTCGCTCGCCGACGTCCTGAAGTACGCCATCGGATACGCCGAGGACGGACACGCGCCCGTGGAACGCGTCGGCGAGACGGTGGACGCCGTACGCGCGCTGTTCGAGACGGAGTGGACCTCGTCGGCCCAGGTGTACCTGCCGGACGGCAGGCCGCCGCGCCCCGGCGAGCTGTTCCGCAATCCGGCCCTCGCCGCGACCTGGCGAAGGCTGCTCGGCGAGGTCTCCGGAGCGGGGGACCGGGTGGCCGAGATCGACGCGGCCCGCGAGGTGTGGCGCTCCGGGTTCATCGCCGAGGCCCTGGTGCGGCAGGCCGCGCGGCCCACCATGGACACCAGCGGCGCGCGCCACACCGGCACCCTGACCGCCGCCGACCTGGCCGGCTGGTCCGCCACCTACGAGGCCCCGGCGACGTACGACTGGCGGGGCTGGACCCTGTGCAAGGCGGGCCCCTGGAGCCAGGGCCCCGTCCTCCTCCAGCAGCTGGCACTGCTCCCGCCCGAACTGCCCCGCCACGGCTCCGCCGAGTACGTCCACCTGCTCGTCGAGGGCAGCAAGCTCGCCATGGCCGACCGGGAGGCCTGGTACGGGGACGCGGCCGAGGTGCCGCTCGCCGAACTCCTTTCGGAGCCCTACAACGCGGCCCGGCGGGCACTCGTCGGGGACACGGCGTCGTACGAACTGCGCCCCGGACGTCCCGGCGGCCGGGAGCCGCGGCTGAGCGCGCACGCGTGCGTGGCGGCCGCGGGGGAGCCCGGCTTCGACGCCCTCGCGGTGCCGGGCGCCGGTGAGCCCACCATGGCCCGCCCGGCCGGGGAGCCCGAACCCGCGTCCGACGGCGGCACCCGGGGCGACACCTGTCACCTGGACGTCGTCGACCGCTGGGGCAACATGGTCGCCGCCACTCCCAGCGGCGGCTGGCTCCAGTCCAACCCGGTCGTCCCGGAACTGGGATTCCCCCTCGGCACCCGGCTCCAGATGGCCTGGCTGGAGGAGGGGCTGCCCAACTCCCTCACCCCGGGCCGCAGGCCGCGCACCACGCTGACCCCCTCCGTGGCCCTGCGGGACGGCGTCCCGGTCATGGCGTTCGGCACCCCGGGCGGCGACCAGCAGGATCAGTGGCAGACGCACTTCTTCCTGTCCGTGGCGCTGCGCCCCCGGGTGCGCGGCGGACTCGACGTCCAGGGCGCGATCGACGCCCCGAACTGGCACAACGACAGCTTCCCGGGCTCCTTCTTCCCACGCGGCATGCGTCCGGGCAGCCTCACCGTCGAGTCCCGTCTCGACGCCGAGGTCGTGGAGGAACTCCGCCGCCGGGGGCACGACGTCACGGTCGCCCGCGCCTGGTCCGAGGGGCGGCTGTGCGCGGTGGCCCGCGACCCGGCGACCGGCGTCCTGTCGGCGGGAGCCAATCCGCGCGGGATGCAGGGGTACGCGGTCGGGCGGTGAGGGGCGGTCGCAGGTGCGTGACCCAAGCCACCGTGACCAAAGCCACGCCGGCCACAGCCGCGGTGGCCGCCACCCGCGCCGGTGCCGGCCGCGGCGGTGATCGTTCCGCCCCGGGAATTCATGGTGATTCCACCCTGAGTACCCCGGAGGGGTGGGGATTGTCAGTGGCGCGTGCTGTCATGGAGCCATGATCGAAGACATCGAAACCATCGACGAGTTTCTCGCACAGCGCGCCTCCGACGTGGAACACGCCATCCGGGCGGCCGCCGCCGCGGAGATCATGCCCCGCTTCCGGCAGCTCTCCGCCGACGAGATCGACGAGAAGTCTGGCCCGCACGACCTGGTGACGGACGCCGACCGCCTGGCCGAGAAGTACCTCACCGCCGCCCTCACCGAACTGCTGCCGGGCTCCGTCGTGGTCGGCGAGGAGGCGGTCCACGCCGACCCGGCCGTCTACGAGGCGATCCGCGGCACGGCACCCGTCTGGATCGTCGACCCGGTCGACGGCACCCGGCAGTTCGTGCACGGCGACCCCGGGTTCTGCACGCTGGTCGCGCTCGTGCTGGACGGCGTGGTCCGGGCCTCGTGGACGTACGCGCCCGCGCGCGGCCAGTTCGCCACCGCGATACGGGGCCGGGGTGCCGTTCTCGACGGTGTGCCGCTGCGTTCCGGCTCGCCCGAGCCCAGCCGCGACCTCGCCATAGCGACCTCCCACCCGGACTACACCACGGACGAGCAGAAGCGCGCCCTCCTCGGACTGTGGACCGAGGGTGTCGATCCGCGCCCGTGCGGTTCGGCGGGCCTCGAGTATCTGGCCATCGCCCGGGGCGAGTTGGATGCCACGGCCTTCTCGTGGGAAGCGGCCTGGGACCACGCGGCGGGGCTGCTGCTGGTCGAGGAGGCGGGCGGTGCCCATCTGACGCTCGACGGCGAGCCGTTCCGCGTCACCGGGGGCAACGCCCTGCCGTTCACGGCGGCCCGGGACGAGGCCACGGCCCGCCGGGTGACCGCTCTGCTGACGGCACAGCCCGCGTGGGTGGCCACCGGCGCCTGAGCGGGAGGCCGACGGCCCGCGGCCCACGTCCGGTACGGCCCGCGGCCCACGTCCGGCACGGCCCGCGGCCCACGTCCGGCACGGCCCCCGGGCCCACGTCCGGCACGGGCCACCGCTCATGGCCCGCGCGGTCCGTCTCACGGCGCGCGCGGTCCGTGTCTCCCCGCCGCCGGCAGGCGCGCGGTACGGGGCGTCGGCCTCCAACACCCCGTACCGCCAAGGCCGTCAGTCCCCCGGCATATCCTGATCCCCAGTGGCCGTCGGCTGACAAAGGAGTCCGAAGGTGCCGTCGATGCTCGATGCGGTCGTGGTGGGTGCGGGGCCGAACGGACTGACGGCTGCCGTGGAGCTGGCCCGCCGGGGTTTCTCGGTGGCCGTGTTCGAGGCACGCGACACGGTGGGCGGGGGATCGCGCACCGAGGAGCTGACCCTGCCCGGTTTCCGGCACGACCCCTGTGCGGCGGCGCATCCGCTCGGAATCAACTCACCCGCCTTCCGCGCGATGCCCCTGGAGCGGTACGGCCTGGAGTGGCTGCACCCGGAACTCCCCATGGCGCACCCGTTCCCGGACGGCTCGGCGGCGGTGCTCGCGCGGTCCGTGGCCGAGACCGCGGCCTCCTTCGGACCCCGGGACGCGGGCGCGTACCGCAGGCTCGTCGCGCCGTTCCTGAGCAAGTGGGACACCCTGGCGCACGACTTCATGTCGCTGCCGCTGACCTCGCTGCCCCGGGACCCCGTCACGCTCGCACGGTTCGGTCTGGCCGGGCTGCCGCCGTCGACCTGGCTGATGCGCCGCTTCCGCGACGAGCGGGCCAGAGCCCTGTTCGCGGGCCTGGTGGCGCATGTCATGGCTCCGCTGGAGGGAATCGGCACGGGCGCGGTCGGCCTGGTCTTCGCACTGGCCGCGCACGCCAGGGGCTGGCCCGTCGCGCGCGGCGGCTCCCAGTCCATCGCGGACGCGCTCACCGCGTATCTCAAGGACCTCGGCGGCACCGTCCACACCGACTACGAGGTCAAGCGCCTGGACGACCTGCCCCCGGCGCGGGCGTACGTCTTCGACACCTCGCCCACGGCGCTGGCCCGGATCGCGGGCTTCGGGCGGTACTACGAGGGCTATCGGTACGGAGCGGCCGCCTTCAAGATCGACTACGCCCTCGACGGGCCCGTGCCGTGGACCGCCGAGCGGGCCCGCGTCGCCGGGACGGTCCAGATCGGGGCGAGCCGGGCGGAGATCGGCACCGCGCTGCGGGCGGCCTCGCGCGAGGGCCGGGCGCCCGACGCGCCTTTCCTGATCACCGTGCAGCCGAGTGTCGTGGACCCCTCCCGCGCCCCCGAGGGCAAGCAGGTCTTCTGGGCCTACGGCCATGTCCCGAACGGCTGGACCGGAGACCTCACCGACGCCATCGAGCGCCAGCTGGAGCGGTTCGCGCCGGGCTTCCGCGACCGGGTGCTGGCCCGCGCCACCGCCGGACCGCCCGTCCTCGCCACCCGCAACGCCAACTACGTGGGCGGGGACATCGCCTGCGGCGCCGCCTCGGGACTCCAGCTCATGCTGCGCCCCAGACTGTCCCTGTCCCCGTACGGCACCCCGCACCCCGCCGTCTTCCTGTGCTCCTCGGCCACCCCGCCCGGTCCCGGGGTACACGGGATGTCGGGGCACAACGCGGCGAAGGCCGTGTGGAGGAGGCTGATGGAGTCATGACCACGATCACGCTGGTGCGGGGCGACATCACCCGCCAGAGCGTCGACGCCGTCGTCAACGCGGCGAACTCCTCGCTGCTCGGCGGCGGAGGCGTCGACGGGGCCATCCACCGCCGCGGCGGCCCGGCCATCCTGGCCGAGTGCCGGAAGCTGCGCGCCGGGCACTACGGCAAGGGCCTGCCGACCGGCCGCGCGATCGCCACGACCGCGGGCGACCTCGACGCGCGCTGGGTGATCCACACCGTGGGTCCCCGGTACAGCCAGGAGGACGACCGGTCGGAGCTGCTGGCCTCCTGCTACCGGGAGTCGCTGCGGGTCGCCGACGAGCTCGGCGCCCGTACGGTCGCCTTCCCCGCCGTCTCCGCGGGTATCTACGGCTGGCCGATGGACGACGCGGCGCGCATCGCGGTGGAGACCGTCCGGGCGGCCGGGACCGAGGTCGAGGAGGTCCGTTTCGTGCTCTTCGACGAACGGGCCTACGACGCTTTCGCCGGGCAGCTCTGACCCCCGGCCCGACGTCGGCCGGGCTCGCCCGAACGGGCCGGGGGGCCGGTGCCCCCACCGACGGCTCGGCGCAGGTGGGCCTTCCCGGTCACAGGGGCAGGTCGACCACCAGCGGCCGGTGATCCGAGACCGGTGTGGCGGGAGCGTGCGCTCCGACGGCCGCGCCCGCCGCGATCCCGGTGGCCAGCACGTGGTCCAGCTGGACGACGGGGCGGTGCGCGGGATACGTGGGGGTACGGGCCATGTCCCGCCAGCCGCGCGGCAGCGGCCCGCCGGGGGCCGATCCGGGGCCGCCGCGGGCCGGTCCGGCCGGGCCGAGCACCGTCCGCGGCAGCGCTCCGGGCAGGTTGAAGTCGCCGAGCAGCACCCGGGGCCCGGGCAGGTCGGCGATCCAGGCGCGGACGGCGAGCAGCTGGAGGAGGTTCCAGCCGGGCACGAACGACAGGTGCACGGCCACCACCGTGAACGGCCCGCGGCTTCCCTCCAGTACGGCGGCCAGCGCGGCCCGTGGCTGGTCCCTGGACACGGTCAGTCCGCGGTGGCCGGGCGTCCGCAGCGGCATGGGGACGGGCGCCGGGGCCAGCCGGCGCGCCCTCCAGTGCCGTACGGGCAGCCGGGACAGCAGGGCGATGCCGTGCGAGGGGACACGGTCGCCCGCCTCGGTCGCGCGCGGCCCGTACACCCGCAGGCCGGGCACGGAGCGCTCCGGAACCCAGCCGCCGCCGGTCCTCGCCGTGCCGTGGAACGCGGACGCGTAGCGCCAGTGCGGTGCGCCTGACCCCTCGGCCGCGGCCGCCGCCTGGTCCACCCCGCCCGAGCGTTCCTGGAACCGGTCCACTTCCTGGAGCGCGACCACGTCGGCGTCCAGCGACGCCACGGCCCGCACGAGTGGTACCTCGGGGCCGCCCGCGCCCGGGAGGGAAACGGGTCGGCCGTCCACCAGCGTCCGTCCGTGCAGCACGTTGAAGGTCGCGAACCGCACCGGCCCGGAACGCGGGGAACCGACGTGAGCGGCCTCGGAAGGTGTCATGAGCGCGACGGTACTCGGCTGGGGCGTGAGTCACGGAGCGGACTCCTGGGGGAGCGGAGTCGGGTGTGGTCGCGTGCCGGGTGAACCGGGGTCGGCTGGGGTGTGCCGGGTGTGCCGGGTGGGTCGAGGTCCCGGCCGGGGCGCGGGCCGGATCGCGCCCCGGAGGGGTCACAGCCCGGGCAGTGTCTCCGCGAGCAGTCGGAGCAGATCGCTCGTGGCGTCGGCCGCGCCCAGCGCCGGGAGGGCGCCGAGCGCGAGCACGGCGACTCCGACGGACCGCATGACCGGCGGGGGAGCGGTCTGGAGTGCCGCGATCCGGCGGGTGACGGCGTGTTCGGAGAAGTGCAGCGCGCATCCAGGACGGGCGCGCTGCGAGACGAGGGCGGCGCGGGCCAGGGCGCGGGCGGTGGTGCGCCGGTCGCCGACGCTGCTGGCGGCTTCCTCGTCGGCCCAGCGTTCCAGCAGGAAGACGACGGTGTCGCGGACCGGCACGAGCAGCGGGTTCGCCGCCGCGGCCAGGGCGACGGCGGTGGACAGCGCCGCGTGCCGGTGCGTCAGATGGGCGCGCTCGTGGGCGAGCAGAACCCGTCGTTCGGCGGGCTCCAGCGCGCCCAGCATCGCGGCCGTGACCAGGATCCGGCCCGGTTTCCCGGGGATCGCGAAGGCGTGCGGGGTCGGCGAGGCCGCGACCACGAGCTCGCTGTCCGGCGGGTGCCCCTCGCACAGCTTGAGTAGGACGCGGCGCGTCGCCATGTGCGCACGTACGACACGCACGAGCCGGTGGGTGATCACGGCGAGCGCGGCGACCGCCAGTACGGCGACGGTCTCCGGAACGGGCTCGGGCAGCGCCCGGCCCTCCTCCCCGGCCTCGGCGATCACCGCGGGCGCCTGGTCGACCAGGGTGGTCGCGAGCAGCAGCAGTGCCCAGGTGGACGCCGCCGCGGTCAGTACGGCGGCCGCGACGAGCACGCGCGTCGCCAGGCCCGGCGACACCCGCCTGCCGACGAGCGGCGCGACGGAGGTGAGCAGCAGCGCCAGGACGAGCGGGACGTAGACGTCGATCCTCATGGCCCGTTCCCTCCGAGGAGGTCGCGCAGGGCCTCCTCCTCCTGACGGCTGAGCCCGGTGACGAACTGCTGGAGGGCCGCGATCGGGTCGGGTCCGCGGTCGAGCGCCTCGTGCATGGCCTCGGCGGTCAGCTGGGCCGCGTTCTTCGCGGGGCGGTACGCACCGCGCCGGCCGTCAACGTCCCGGAGCACGAGGCCCTTGTCGTACAGACGTTTGAGGATGGTGTGCACCGTGTTGTACGCGAGTCCGCCGCCGATCTCGGCCTGGATCTCCGCGGGTGTCAGCGCGTCGTCGGTGGCCCACAGGGCGGCGAGGACTTCACTCTCCAGTTCGCCCGCGCTGCGCCGTTCCGCCCTTCCATGGGGACCTGTGCCAGCCATGCCCGTCACCTTACAGCGCGTAGTCAAGACCGGAACGGTGCCGGTCCGGGGGTGTGCGCCCCGGGGCGTCTCGCGGAACGGATACCGCCCCCGGGTATCTCCTCGAATGGCCGTCCCGTTCGGCGCCTTCTTCCGCTGAGCGATAGTTTGTCCGTGTTCCCACGGCTCCCGGCCCCACCCTACGTCTTGTAGGGTGATGAAACCCTACAGTGTGTAGGGCTGAAGGGTGGACGATGGCCAAGACCCAGAACGTGCCGCTCATCGGCGCCCGGCGGCCCCGACCGTCGGACCGGACGGCCCGTGCTGCCCGGCGCCGGAGTGATCTCGGCCCTCTCGCCCTGGTCGCGGTCGGCTTCGTCCTGGCCCAACTGCTCCTCGTGCACCCCTGGATGGGCCTCGGCTGGGACGAGACGGTGTACGTCAGCCAGGTCTCCCCGCACGCACCCGCGGCGTTCTTCAGCGCGCCCCGGGCCCGCGGAGTCTCCCTGCTCGTCGCGCCGGTGACCTCCTGGTCGTCCTCCACCACCCTGCTGCGGGTCTATCTCTCCGTGCTCTCCGGACTCGGCCTGTTCGTGGCCCTGCGGGTGTGGCTCGGACTGTTCCCGGTGCGGGTCCTGGCCCTGGCGGGCGCCGTGTTCGCGACGCTGTGGGTGACCCTCTTCTACGGGCCCCAGGCCATGCCCAACTACTGGGTCGCGATCGGCGCCCTGGTCTGTGTCGGGTGCTTCCTGCGGGCCCAGGCCGGCGGACGCGACCGGGCGGCGCTGTGGGGGACCGGGCTGGCCGCCGCGCTGATGGCGTGGATGCGGCCACCCGACGCGGTCTGGGTGACGCTCCCGCTGCTCTTCCTCGCCGTGGCGGTCCCGCGGTGGCGGCGGGCCCGGCCGCTGCTCGCGCTCGTCGCGGGCCTGCTGGCCGGGGCGGCCGAGTGGATCGTCGAGGCGTACGTCAGCTACGGCGGCCTGGGGCAGCGGCTGTCCGACGGTTCGCGCATCCAGGGCGGCCTCGGCTGGAACATCGCGATCGGTGACCAGATGCGCAGCCTCGGCGGACGCGTGCTGTGCCGCCCGTGCACCGGCTCGATGCCGAACCCCACGGTGATGGTGTGGTGGTTCGTCCTGCCGCTGATCGCCGTCCTCGGCCTGGTGATCGCGGTCAGGGCCCGTCGCCGGGCGCCCACCCTGCTGCTCCTGGCCTGCGCCACGACGGCCGGGATCCCGTACCTCTTCATGATCGGGTACGCGGCCCCGCGCTTCCTTCTGCCCCTCTACGCCCTCGTCGCGATCCCCGTCGCCGACGCCCTCGTCCATCTGCTCACCGTCCCCGCCGGGCGATGGCGGCCGGTGATCGTGACCCTGGTGGCCGTCGGTCTCGCCGGGCATCTGGCCGTGCAGTTCGCGGTACTGGAGGCCACGGTGCGGCGCACCACCGCCGGCCACCACGGCTGGGCCGTGACGGCGGCGGCACTGCACCGGCTCGGGGTGCGGCCGCCCTGCGCGCTGAGCGGCCACGAGTCGGTCCCGATCGCCTTCTACGCCGGCTGCTCCTCCGTGGCGACCGGCGGTCACAACGCCAACGCCACCGACGCGAGCATCGCGCGTTCGGCCCTGCGCATGCCGGTCGCCGTGATCACGTCTCCCGGAGGCGAGCCGCCCGCGTACGCCCGCGCCTGGGCAGCGCATCACGCCGGTGACGTCGACATATACGTCTCTCCGGGAGCGGGGAGCGGTACGCCGTGACGCTTCCGCCGAAGCCGCCCCCACCGGCGGAGCGGACGCGGCCGGACCTCCGGGGTCGCGCGGCGGGGCCCGGCCGGTCCGCCCGCGGTGAACCCGCGGCCGCGGCGACACGGGTTCCGGGCGGGAGCCGGGCGTCCGGCGCCGCGCGAGTACCCGACACGACGGCCGCACCCGACACGACGGCCGCACCCGCCACGTCTGGCGCGTCCGCCATGTCCGGCACATCCGCCACTTCCACACCACCCGCCATGCCCGCCGCATCCGCCATGTCCGGCCCGTCCGCCACGTCCGGCCCCTCTGTCACGTCCGCCGGGTCCGGCCCGGTCGCCATGTCCGGCGCATCCGCCGTGTTCTGCGTACCGACGGCCGACGTCCCGGGTGCGTCACAGCCCGCACCGGGCTCCGGGCCGAGCCGGCCGCCGGCCCCCGCCGTGGCCTGCGGCGGATGGAGGACCGTCGGGCGGCGACTGGCCGTGCGGGACGGGCGGGTCGGCCGGCACGCCGGGCTCTCGCTGCTCGTACTGGTGTGCGCCGCGTTTCTCGCCCACCGGCACTGGCCGGTGCTGGAGGCCGGTGCCGGCCGGCTCACCCACGCCGACCGGGGCTGGCTGCTGGTGGCGGCCGTGGCCACCCTGGCGACCTGGGGGTGTTCCGCCCTCGCCCAGCAGGGTGCGGTGCCCGAGCCGCTGCCCGCCGGACGGCTGGTGACGGTCCAGTTCGCCGCCGCCTCCGCCAACCATCTGCTGCCCTCGGGGCTCGGCGCGGGTGCCGTCAATCTGCGCTTCCTGACCCGCTGCGGACTGCCGCTGGCCCGTTCCGCGACCGCGCTCGCGGTCAAGGCCTGCGCCGGAACCGTCGTACGCGCCGGTCTGATCGGCGGACTCGCCCTGAGCTGTCCCGGCGCGCTCCGGCTCCCGAGACTGACGCCGGGCGCCTGGACCGTGGCCGCCTGGGCCGCCGGTGCCGTGACGGTCGCCGTCGCCGCGGCCCTCCTCGCCGGACCGCTGCGGCGGGCCGTGCGCCGCGTGATCCTGGACGTCCGGGCCGTGCACGAGATCCCCGCGCGGGCCGCCGCCCTCTGGGGCGGCTCGTTCGCCTTCGCCGCCCTGCACACCACCGTGGTCGTCGCCGTCGCCCAGGCCATCGGCCTGCCGCAGTCCCCGGCCCGGGTGGCCCTCGCCTATCTCGCCGCGAGCAGCGCCGCCGTCCTGCTGCCCACCCCGGGTGGCCTCGGCTCGCTGGACGCGGCCCTGGTGATGGCCCTCACCCTCGCGGGGGCGCCCGCCGACGCGGCCGCGTCCACGGTCATCGGCTACCGGCTGCTCACCGTGTGGCTCCCGCTGATCCCCGGTCTCGTGGCCCTGGGCCTGCTGATCCGCCGCCGGGTGCTGTGAACGGGGAGAATCCCCCGGGTCGTGAGTAGTCAGGATATGTTCAGACTTCCGCTGTCAGCCTCGTGTCTCATGAGCTATGAGACAAGAGAGACCCATGGGACTCCCGAGTCCTACGGCCGCCCCGGCGCCCCGGATGCCACCGGGCCGCGCGTTCGCTGGAACAAGGTGCCTGAGGTCACCGCGTACTTCTGGATCATCAAGGTGCTGTGCACGACGGTCGGTGAGACCGCCGCCGACCTCCTGAACGAGAAGCTGGGCCTCGGCCTGACCGGTGTCTCCCTGCTGATGAGCACGCTGCTGGCGGTCGTCCTGGTGGTCCAGTTCCGGACGAAGAGCTACCGGGCGGGCGTGTACTGGCTCGCGGTGGCGCTGATCAGCGTCGTGGGGACGCTGATCAGCGACAACCTGACCGACAACATGGGTGTGCCGCTGGAGACCAGCACGGCCGTCTTCGCCGTCGCCCTCGCCGTGACGTTCTTCATCTGGTACCGCCGTGAGGGCACGCTGTCCATCCACAGCGTCGACACGCTGTCCCGCGAGGCCTACTACTGGCTGGCGGTGCTGTTCACCTTCGCCCTCGGCACCGCTGCCGGTGACCTGGTGGCCGAGCGCATGGCCCTCGGGTACTGGGTCTCCGCCGTGCTGTTCGCCCTCGCGATCGCCGCGGTGGCCGTCGCGCACTTCGCGTTCGGCCTGAACGCCGTGCTCAGCTTCTGGATCGCGTACATCCTGACCCGTCCGCTGGGCGCGTCGATCGGCGACTACCTCTCCCAGCCGACCGGCGACGGCGGCCTGGGCCTCGGCACCGTGGTCACCAGCGTGCTGTTCCTGGCGGTCATCCTCGGGCTGGTCGTCTACCTCTCGGTCACCCGTCGCGATGTCACGGACGCCGACCGGTCCACCCTCCCGGCGGGCTGACCCCCCGGGCCGGCCGACCACGACGGGCCGCCGCCGCGAGAGACCTTCCGGCGGCGGCCCGGCCACGTCCGGCTAGCCGGACGGAAGCGCGACCACGAAGGTCGCGCCCGTCGCGCGTGCCTGCTCGTGGTGGACCTCGCCCCCGGCGGAGCGGGCCAGGCGTCGCGCGAGCGGCAGCCCCAGGCCCGCTCCGCCGTGTCCGTCCCCGGGATCGGCGCGGCGGCCCGGCTGGAAGAGCTGAGGCACGAACGCCGCCGGTACGCCCGCTCCGTCGTCGCCGACCTCCACGCGGACGCCGCCGGGCCGCGCGCCGGCCCGGATCTCGACCCGGGTGGAGGCGTGCCGCACGGCGTTGTCGAGCAGCGGGCTGACGATGCGCTCCAGCAGGGCGTCCGGCACCCCGGCGAGCAGACCCGCCTCCGGCCCGGTGACACCGATCCGCACCTCGGGCCTCGTCGAGCCCGCGCGGTCCGCGAGCCGGCGCAGCACGGGGAGGACCTCGGTGGTGCCCGGAGCGGCGGAGGCGTTGTCCCGGGCGTCGTCGAGCAGCGTGTCGCAGATCGTGCGCATGGACCGGGCGGCGTCCGAGATGGCCTCCTGGGTGATCCGGGTCTCCTCCGCGGACCGCGGCCGTGACTGCCACCAGTCGAGCTCGGCGATGATCCGCGCGAGGGGGTTGCGCAGCTCGTG
Proteins encoded:
- a CDS encoding gamma-glutamyltransferase — protein: MFTTRPTLQGTFGMVSSTHWLASQSAMAVLESGGNAYDAAVAAGFVLHVVEPHLNGPAGEVPIVLAPAEGPVRVLCGQGVAPAGATVAHYRSLGLDLVPGTGPLAAAVPGAFDAWMLLLRDHGTKSLADVLKYAIGYAEDGHAPVERVGETVDAVRALFETEWTSSAQVYLPDGRPPRPGELFRNPALAATWRRLLGEVSGAGDRVAEIDAAREVWRSGFIAEALVRQAARPTMDTSGARHTGTLTAADLAGWSATYEAPATYDWRGWTLCKAGPWSQGPVLLQQLALLPPELPRHGSAEYVHLLVEGSKLAMADREAWYGDAAEVPLAELLSEPYNAARRALVGDTASYELRPGRPGGREPRLSAHACVAAAGEPGFDALAVPGAGEPTMARPAGEPEPASDGGTRGDTCHLDVVDRWGNMVAATPSGGWLQSNPVVPELGFPLGTRLQMAWLEEGLPNSLTPGRRPRTTLTPSVALRDGVPVMAFGTPGGDQQDQWQTHFFLSVALRPRVRGGLDVQGAIDAPNWHNDSFPGSFFPRGMRPGSLTVESRLDAEVVEELRRRGHDVTVARAWSEGRLCAVARDPATGVLSAGANPRGMQGYAVGR
- a CDS encoding inositol monophosphatase family protein, which gives rise to MIEDIETIDEFLAQRASDVEHAIRAAAAAEIMPRFRQLSADEIDEKSGPHDLVTDADRLAEKYLTAALTELLPGSVVVGEEAVHADPAVYEAIRGTAPVWIVDPVDGTRQFVHGDPGFCTLVALVLDGVVRASWTYAPARGQFATAIRGRGAVLDGVPLRSGSPEPSRDLAIATSHPDYTTDEQKRALLGLWTEGVDPRPCGSAGLEYLAIARGELDATAFSWEAAWDHAAGLLLVEEAGGAHLTLDGEPFRVTGGNALPFTAARDEATARRVTALLTAQPAWVATGA
- a CDS encoding NAD(P)/FAD-dependent oxidoreductase, whose protein sequence is MLDAVVVGAGPNGLTAAVELARRGFSVAVFEARDTVGGGSRTEELTLPGFRHDPCAAAHPLGINSPAFRAMPLERYGLEWLHPELPMAHPFPDGSAAVLARSVAETAASFGPRDAGAYRRLVAPFLSKWDTLAHDFMSLPLTSLPRDPVTLARFGLAGLPPSTWLMRRFRDERARALFAGLVAHVMAPLEGIGTGAVGLVFALAAHARGWPVARGGSQSIADALTAYLKDLGGTVHTDYEVKRLDDLPPARAYVFDTSPTALARIAGFGRYYEGYRYGAAAFKIDYALDGPVPWTAERARVAGTVQIGASRAEIGTALRAASREGRAPDAPFLITVQPSVVDPSRAPEGKQVFWAYGHVPNGWTGDLTDAIERQLERFAPGFRDRVLARATAGPPVLATRNANYVGGDIACGAASGLQLMLRPRLSLSPYGTPHPAVFLCSSATPPGPGVHGMSGHNAAKAVWRRLMES
- a CDS encoding DUF4232 domain-containing protein, whose product is MIATNRRRPRATAPAGPAARSEVRTVSLPARAVPARAAVLGRAWTGPLLLLCLVATVTSGCGLSAEIDRERDPGRTAVPDPVPSVVGTDAAHLPDPSGTSTDGSLVIEVPVPSPRTSPPKTVPTQAARGCPASGLRLGTGPGDAAMGLRSLTLTLTDCGKRPYKVNGYPAVLQVLDGDGAPITGVHAVAGTDKVFMAPPDPGPEPFTLHPGESARASVYWRTAAQDGTYLRIAPRKGQRAVTLWLPEPLDIGPGNTLGSTPWTPVS
- a CDS encoding O-acetyl-ADP-ribose deacetylase codes for the protein MTTITLVRGDITRQSVDAVVNAANSSLLGGGGVDGAIHRRGGPAILAECRKLRAGHYGKGLPTGRAIATTAGDLDARWVIHTVGPRYSQEDDRSELLASCYRESLRVADELGARTVAFPAVSAGIYGWPMDDAARIAVETVRAAGTEVEEVRFVLFDERAYDAFAGQL
- a CDS encoding endonuclease/exonuclease/phosphatase family protein, yielding MTPSEAAHVGSPRSGPVRFATFNVLHGRTLVDGRPVSLPGAGGPEVPLVRAVASLDADVVALQEVDRFQERSGGVDQAAAAAEGSGAPHWRYASAFHGTARTGGGWVPERSVPGLRVYGPRATEAGDRVPSHGIALLSRLPVRHWRARRLAPAPVPMPLRTPGHRGLTVSRDQPRAALAAVLEGSRGPFTVVAVHLSFVPGWNLLQLLAVRAWIADLPGPRVLLGDFNLPGALPRTVLGPAGPARGGPGSAPGGPLPRGWRDMARTPTYPAHRPVVQLDHVLATGIAAGAAVGAHAPATPVSDHRPLVVDLPL